The Chthonomonadales bacterium genome includes the window AGCAACTACCTGGCGGTGGCGGCCGCGACGGCCACGCTCAACCGCACGCTGCAGGCCGCCATCGGGGTCGTGCAGAACGCGACCGTCACCATGGTGCGCCCTGACTCACCGCAGGGCGCCGCCGGTCCGCGCGTCAACATCTTTCTGTACCAGGTGACCCCGAACGCGGCCCGGCGCGGCGAGGACCTGCCCACGCGCACCAGCGCCGGAGTCGCGGTGCGTCGGCCCGTGGCGGCCATCGACCTTCACTACCTGCTGAGCTTCTACGGCGAGGAGTCGCAGCTCGAGCCACAGCGCCTGTTGGGCGCCGCCGTGGCCGCGCTGCACGCCCGCCCGGTGCTTACGCGGCAGGCCGTGCGCGACACCGTGGCCGACAGCACGTTCGCCATGGTCGCTCAGGCGGACCTGGCCGACTCCGCCGAGCTGATCAAGCTTGCGCCGGCGCCGCTCACGCTCGAGGACCTCTCGCGGCTCTGGGCGGTCTTTTACCAGACGCCCTATGCGCTCTCGACCGCCTACGTCGCCTCGGTGGTGTTCCTGGAGTCCGCCGAGACGGTGCGCCCCGCCCCGCCGGTGCTGGCGGGCGAGACGCACGTCGTGCCCTACCGCCGGCCGGTGATCGACTCCGTGGCCGCCGCGGCGGACCCGGCGCTGCCCATTCTGCCCGGCGCGGCCGTGGCGCTGCGCGGCCGCAGCCTGCGCGGCGACATGACGGAGTTGCTGCTCGGCGGCATCTCCGTAGCGCCGGCGGCGGACCGCATCGCGGACACGCGCGTGGAGGCCGACCTGCCTGACCTGCCGGCCGGCGTTCACGGTGCGCAAGTGGTGCATGCTATCGCCTTCGGCGATCCGCCGGAGCCGCGCCGCGCCACGCCGTCTAACGTGGCCGCATTCGTGCTGCATCCCGTGATCGCGCGTCGGGCGGACGACCCATCGGCCTACGACATCACGCTCAACGCTTCGGGCGGCTCACCCACACCGGACTCGATGACGGTGCGCGTGACGCCGGCCGTGGCCGCGGGCCAGCGTGCGCAGATCGAGCTGATGCGCGGCGCGGCGGTCGAGCGCGTCGTCCAGGCGCCGACCGTGACCATGCCGACTGGCACGCTGACCTTCCCGCTGGCCGGCGTGCCGGCCGGAAGCTACCTGGTGCGCGTGCGCGTTGACGGCGCCGAGAGCCCGTTCGAGGTGGATGGCGCGGGCCTGCCGGTGGCGCCGGAGGTTGCGTGGTGAGCGCCGTAGCGCACGAGGCGGCATGGGCCCGCGCCAACCAGACCTACCTGAGCGCCTGTTTCGACGAGCTGCGTGTTCTGCTCGAACACCGCTGCGCCGACTCCGCCGCCGCGATGGCGGCCATCGAGGCCAGCGGGCACGCCACGCGTCGCGCGGCCGGCGAGATGCCGCGTCCGCCCGCCCTCGATCGGCTCTGCGAGGCGTTCGGGCTCACCGGCTTCGAGCGCGCCGTTGTTGTCCTCTGCGCCGGCATGGCCATGCGCTCCGAGATGGCGGAGGTGTGCGCGCGGCACGGCGCGCGCGGGGGGCGACCCACGCTCGGCTTCGCGCTGGCCGCCCTGCCAGACGCCCACTGGAGCGCACTCGCGCCGGACGCGCCGCTGCGCTACTGGCGCCTGGTGGAGCTGGACCCCGGCCCCATGCTCACCGAGCGGCCGATGCGCCTTGACGAGCGTGTGCTGCACTTCCTGGCCGGAGTCGAGAGCCTGGACGAGCGCCTGCAGGGGCTGGTGCAGCCCGCGCCGTCCGCCGGGGACCTCGCCGCCACGCGCCAGGCACTCGCGGAGCGGATCGCCGCGCTCTGGGGCTCTCTGGAGCCCGGCCGGGCGTGGCCGCCAGTGCAACTCTGCGGGGGCGACGGCGACGCGCGAAGGCGCGTTGCCGCAGCTGCCTGCGCGAGCCTGGGCGTTGGCCTCTCCCTGCTCCCCTCGGCGGCCGTGCCGCGCGCCGCCGCCGAGCGCGACGAGATGGCGCGCCTCTGGAACCGCGAGGCGGCCCTGCGCGAGACGGCCCTCCTGCTGGAGTGCGCCGACGAGGACACGGCCGACGGCACGGCCGCCGTGGCGGATCTGGCCGGCCGCCTTCAGGGAGCGGTGCTCCTCGGCGCTGGCGAGCCGCTGAGCGCGCCGGGCCTTGCGGCCGTGCGCCTGGATGTGGAGCCGCTGCAGCCATGCGAGCAGCGCGCGCTGTGGGAGCGCGCGCTGGGGCCGCTCGCCGCGCGGCTAGACGGGCACCTGGGGCGACTGGCGGCGCAGTTCCGGCTCACCGAGCCGGACATCCTGGGCGCCAGCGCCGCGGCCGCACCGGCCTGGCTGTCGCCTCAGGCCGCGGCCGACGCCGCCTGGGAGGCCTGCCGCGCCCAGGCCCGGCCGCGAGTCGACCGGCTCGCCGAGCGCGTCGTCTCGCCTGCTGGGTGGGACGACCTGGTGCTGCCGCAGCCCCAGAGGGAGACCCTGCGCGACATCGCCGCGCACGTGCGTAACCGCGCGCGGGTCTACCAGGACTGGGGCTTCGAGCGACGCGGCGCGCGCGGCCTGGGCATCAGCGCCCTGTTCGCCGGGCCGAGTGGCACCGGCAAAACGATGGCCGCCGAGGTGCTGGCCAACGATCTGCGGCTCGACCTCTATCGCATTGACCTGAGCCGCGTCGTGAGCAAATACATCGGAGAGACAGAGAAGAACCTGAGTCGCGTCTTCGACGCCGCCGAGGCCGGCGGGGCCGTTCTCCTCTTTGACGAAGCCGACGCGCTGTTCGGCAAGCGCACCGAGGTGCGCGACAGCCACGATCGCTACGCGAATATTGAGGTCAGCTATCTACTGCAGCGCATGGAGTGCTATCGCGGCCTGGCGGTGCTCACCACGAACATGAAGGCCGCGCTGGACCCGGCCTTTCTGCGGCGCATTCGCTTCGTGGTTCAGTTCCCGTTCCCGGACGCCTCGGCGCGCGCGCGGATCTGGCGCCGCGCCTTCCCGGACGCCGTGCCGCGCGAGGGCCTCGAGCCGGAGCGCCTCGCGCAACTCAACGTGCCCGGAGGCAGCATTCGCAACATGGCGCTGCACGCCGCGTTCCTTGCGGCCGAGGCTGGCGGGCCGGTCCGCATGGCGCACCTGCTGCGCGCGGCCCGCGCCGAGTATGGCAAGCTGGAGCGCTCCCTCACCGAGCCCGAGGTGCGTGGATGGACGTGACGCCCGCCGACGTGCACCTCGCCATCGGCCGCCTGGTCCTGCACGGCGTCGCTCCCGCCGATGCCGCCCGCCTGGGCGCTGCGATGGAGCGCGAGCTGCAGCGCCTGCTGGAGACGCGGGGCCTTCCGTCGGGCCTGGCGCGTGGGGCGTCGCTCGACGAGGGCGAGGTCTGCGTGCCCGCGGGCGCCGGGCCGGAGGAGGCCGGGCGCGCGGCCGCCGGCGCAGTCTACCGCCGGCTCGGCTCGGCGCGGGCCGCTCCGGGCCGGCCAGGGGACTCGGGGCGATGAGCACCGCGACGCACACTCAAGCGCCTCCGATGGTGGCCCACGACAGCGCGCCGGCGCCCGCATCGAGCGGCCTTGCCCGCCCGTCCGATTCGCGCCGCCTGCCGCGCGCGCTGCGTGCCGCGCCGGGCGCACTGCAGGCCCGGCTCCTCGTGGGGCCGACCGATGGCCCGTTCGAACGCGATGCGGAGCGGTTGGCGGACCTGGTGACCGATGGCCGCGCGCCAGCGCCCCCGGCCGGCGGCGAGGCGCCGGCGGCCGAGTCGGGGCCGCCGCTGCGAGCGAGCGCGGTGGAGGGCGCCACCCCGGCGGCCACCCCCATCGTGGCCGCTGCCCTCGGCCGTGCCGGGCCGGGCTCGCCGTTGCCGTCCGCCGACCGCGCGGACTTCGAGGAGCGGCTTGGCCACGACTTCGCGGCGGTGCGCGTGCACGCCGACGAGCCCGCCGCCGAGGCCGCCTGCGGCCTGCGAGCCCACGCCTTCGCCCGTGGCAGCGACATCTACTTCGCGCGCGGGGCCTACCGGCCGCACACGCACGCCGGCCGCCACCTGATCGCCCACGAGCTCGCGCACGTCATTCAGCAGCGCCCGCAGGTGATCGCGCGGCAGCCGGTGGAGGCGCCCGCGCCCCAGGCGCCCGACGCCTCCGCGGACCCGACGAGCGCGGCGGCCGCGGAGATCGCGGACATGCTTCGCGCCGATCCTTCCGATGCCGCGGGGGAGGCGAGGGGCCGACTGAACGCGCTGGAGCCCGCGTCACGCACCGCCGTGATCGCGCGGGTGCGTCTGATGCTGGGCCCACGTCAGCGTGCCGGCCTGGCCGCCCTCCTCTCGGAGCCGGGCGCGCGGCCAGGCGCGCGGGCCCCCTCGCAGCCCTCCCCGCCGACGCCACCGGAGCCCGCGCCGCGCCACGGCGGCGCGCCGGCCTCACCGGCGTCCGCGCCCCAAGCGCCCCCGCCGCCCGCGCCTGCCCCCGCCGAGGCTCCGACGGCACGCGGCGAGCAGCCCCCCGCCGCGCAGGGCCAGATGCGCGAGGCCGGCGGGCGAGCGGTCGCGGAGCGTGGCCAGGCGGTGGCCGAGGCGCGGGGCGCGGCCGCCAGGAGCGTAGATCAGGCGGCGCGCGGAGACGCCCCCGCGTCGGAGGCGCCTCCGGAGGGGGCCGGCGAGCTGCCGGCGCTGGCCTCGCTGCTCGCGCCGATCCCGGAGCCACCGGCCGCGTCTGGCGGCGATCCGGGTGCGGCCGCGGCCGCGACCCAAGGCGCGTTCGTGGCGCCCTTCGACAGCGACACGGCGGTTGCGACCGAGCCGTTCGGCGCGCCGGGGCCGGGCACAACGTTCATCGGAAGCCCGTTCGGCCCGGCCGATCCCGTGCTCGCCAGCGGACCTGGCGCCGCGACCCCGGGCGCCTTCCTCGCGCCGGAGCCCGCGCCGCCCGCCGACG containing:
- a CDS encoding DUF4255 domain-containing protein, translated to MSNYLAVAAATATLNRTLQAAIGVVQNATVTMVRPDSPQGAAGPRVNIFLYQVTPNAARRGEDLPTRTSAGVAVRRPVAAIDLHYLLSFYGEESQLEPQRLLGAAVAALHARPVLTRQAVRDTVADSTFAMVAQADLADSAELIKLAPAPLTLEDLSRLWAVFYQTPYALSTAYVASVVFLESAETVRPAPPVLAGETHVVPYRRPVIDSVAAAADPALPILPGAAVALRGRSLRGDMTELLLGGISVAPAADRIADTRVEADLPDLPAGVHGAQVVHAIAFGDPPEPRRATPSNVAAFVLHPVIARRADDPSAYDITLNASGGSPTPDSMTVRVTPAVAAGQRAQIELMRGAAVERVVQAPTVTMPTGTLTFPLAGVPAGSYLVRVRVDGAESPFEVDGAGLPVAPEVAW
- a CDS encoding ATP-binding protein, which encodes MAAIEASGHATRRAAGEMPRPPALDRLCEAFGLTGFERAVVVLCAGMAMRSEMAEVCARHGARGGRPTLGFALAALPDAHWSALAPDAPLRYWRLVELDPGPMLTERPMRLDERVLHFLAGVESLDERLQGLVQPAPSAGDLAATRQALAERIAALWGSLEPGRAWPPVQLCGGDGDARRRVAAAACASLGVGLSLLPSAAVPRAAAERDEMARLWNREAALRETALLLECADEDTADGTAAVADLAGRLQGAVLLGAGEPLSAPGLAAVRLDVEPLQPCEQRALWERALGPLAARLDGHLGRLAAQFRLTEPDILGASAAAAPAWLSPQAAADAAWEACRAQARPRVDRLAERVVSPAGWDDLVLPQPQRETLRDIAAHVRNRARVYQDWGFERRGARGLGISALFAGPSGTGKTMAAEVLANDLRLDLYRIDLSRVVSKYIGETEKNLSRVFDAAEAGGAVLLFDEADALFGKRTEVRDSHDRYANIEVSYLLQRMECYRGLAVLTTNMKAALDPAFLRRIRFVVQFPFPDASARARIWRRAFPDAVPREGLEPERLAQLNVPGGSIRNMALHAAFLAAEAGGPVRMAHLLRAARAEYGKLERSLTEPEVRGWT